A region of the bacterium BMS3Abin11 genome:
ATCACAAATAGTACGCCCTGTACATCAGTGACACGAGCCAATTTTATGGGCACTCCCTCATTGCCCGAGTCTTACCAACATCAGCTGCTGTAGAGCAAGCATTCACACTGAACTTTCTTTCACATTCGGCCCGTTTTCTTTCATCGTCTATTTCAAGTTCTCCACAGTATTTAGTTGCAAGTGTATTCCTGTAGAATTGTTGATTTTTACGTGCGGTAAGCAGGCAGTCTAAAAACTTTCTCTTCTCCTCCTCTGCGCATGCCGAGTAGTTCGTATACTCCGGATATGGACTAGTGTGAAGCGCTTTATTAATACAGCAACTTACTTCAAACCGTGTGTTTTCGAATTCATCTAGAGAATCATTCCACGGCCACGCCGCCGCCTGTGAGGTGCTGAGTAACAAAGCAACAACTACAAAAAATAATTTTCTCAATGTGAATCTCCGTAAAGAGAACAAAGACGATTCACACATGCTACAGGAAACACGATAGTGCTACCAAATTCGGATCCATTAGCAAAATGGGAATTTCTCTACACGGCATACGTTACTACTATCACGCATGCATGGCGTTGGTCCCATACCCCCCTGTATTCTTTACCCTAGACAAACACATCAGGCTGACTCATAGAGCTGACTACTATCACCGGTAGATGGTGACCAGGTACTCACTGCCCTATGCTCAGCACATGCTCTTTTACAATTCGGATTTTCAAACTCGGCACAGGGACGCGCCGGTTATTTTTTCTAAGGAGAGAATAGCGCCCTGCAAGATGGCGGTAACCATCAAGCAGGACTTCCACTTACTATCTGAAAGGAGATAGCAAATGACAACTATCACACTATATGAACTCGGCGCGTACAACAACAGCCAGCTGATACCCCAGACCTTTAACCTTGACCTGATCGACAGCCAGCAGGACTGGCTGGAGGCGGTAGGTGAATGGTTACACGCACTGACCGAACAGACAGGCCAGCTCTGCGAAGAAAGTATTGTCTGTGATTATGATGGCCTCCCGGCAGGGTATGTCGGAGAGTTCGACATTAATCCTGAGTACTGGGCGTATAAGCAGGCCGTAGAGGCCAGCTATCTTGATGTAGAAGTTTTCGAGGCCGCTGCAGAGCTAGACATTGAACCGGATATGACAGAAGAGCTATATCAAGGTGAGCATGGCAGTGACGAAGATTTTGCCTATCAGCTAGCTGACGACTTTGGCCTGGTGCCAATGAATAATGATTGGCCTAGTAGTTATATTGACTGGAGCGCTGCAGCTCGTGACCTGATGATGGACTATGGCGAAAGCGGCGGGCACTATTTCAGGACAAGTTACTAAGCGGGGGTATTTTGCAGAGCGGTACCCCCGGCTTTGTGTCGGGAGGTGTTCGTTCTGGCGTTATGAGGCCCAGATCGTCTGCAGGTAAAAAATATTATGTTGCCTTATCTAAAGGCTGTGAAATGAAGTTTCTAAACAGAATTCCACCTGAAATTCCACCTATAGCGAAATAGTGTATACAGGTTTGGTAGATAACCTGTTGTTATAATTGGTCGGGGTGAGAGGATTCGAACCTCCGACCCCCTACTCCCGAAGCAGGTGCGCTACCAGGCTGCGCCACACCCCGACATATTCGATTTATAGAAGTTAATAAACTCGTTGAACTGAGAAATCTGCGAGTATCATCATGGCATCTTTATAAGCAGATTGAGGCAATGGCGAAAGGGCCTGTTTCGCCTTTTCTGCTTCAGCAGATGCGCGCTGCGAAGTGTACGCCAGAGAACCTGTTGATTCAATAATTGCGATGACCTCATCGATTTTTTCCAGCCCGCCGGAACGAATGGCTGCACTCAGTAAATCACGGTCTGATGAAGCGGCATACTGCATGGCATGAATTAACGGCAGGGTAGGTTTGCCTTCAGCAAGATCGTCGCCAACATTCTTACCCAGTGCCTCGGAGCTAGAACTGTAGTCCAACAGATCATCAACCAGTTGAAAGGCGACGCCGAGGTGCTGACCATAATTGGCCAGTGCCTGTTCAACTTCATCATTCTGATTAGCAATCACGCTTCCAACGCGGGCAGCGGCTTCAAACAGGATGGCTGTTTTGGCACGTATAACAGCATCGTAGCGTTGTTCGCTGATATCGGGGTCATTGATGTTCAGCAGCTGCATTACTTCGCCTTCAGCAATGTTATTGGTGGTATGCGAAAGGATATCCATGATGTGCATGTTGCTGACTTCTACCATCATTTCAAATGCGCGGGAATAGAGAAAGTCACCGACCAGCACACTGGCATCATTGCCCCAGATATCATTCGCTGTAGCCTTTCCTCTGCGCATGTCTGAGCTATCTACTACATCATCGTGGAGCAGAGTAGCGGTATGGATAAATTCAATCACGGCGGCCAGCAGGATGTGCTTGTCTTCCTGATAACCGCTTGCTAATGCGCTTAACAGTACAATCATCGGCCGTAGCCGTTTTCCACCACTATTAATGATGTAAGTACCCAGTTGATTAATCAAAACAACATCGGAGCTCAGGCGATGCAGAATCAGTTGATCAACAGCAGTGGACTCTGATTTTAGCAGGCTCTGAACTGCTTTAAAATCGTTGACTGACGCAGAATCTTGCGGGGTGCCGGGTTTTTTGTTGGCTATAGCGACCATGCTTTACAATTTTTTCTAAATTCCGATTATGTATTTATTTTTAAGGGCATGAATTTTTCGCCTAGGTGCTGATTATAAAGGTAGATGCAGCCAAGATAAATAAAACATCTGCTGAATTTGCCGTCAGAAAGTGAGAGATTCGCATAATTAGTGCTCTTGAAGCAGTTTTTCCATTGACTGGTGTTGCCCCAGGCGATAAAATCGCCGCCCTTTACCAGGGGGGGTAGTTTCACTTCTGGCATACGACAAACAGTGATACAGAATTCCATAAGTTTTTTTTGGGATTATTGGGGATATAGACAATGTACGCAGTAATTAAAACGGGTGGCAAGCAATACCGGGTAGCAGTAGGTGACGTACTACGCGTTGAGAGTCTTACAGCAGAGACTGGTTCCACCGTTGAACTCGATGATGTACTGATGGTTGCCGATGGTGCTAATATTCTAACAGGATCTGATGTGGCTGATGGTACTACCGTTTCTGCTTCAGTGCGTGGCCATGGTCGTGGTGATAAAATCCGCGTCTACAAATTTCACCGCAGGAAAAATTATCGTCGGACCCAGGGTCACAGACAGAATTTCACCGAGCTGGAAATTATAGCCATCGGTGGCAAAGGCGCATAACACAACGCGTAAGCAGTAAAAAACAGGAATAACACAATGGCACATAAAAAAGCAGGCGGTAGTTCACGTAACGGTCGCGATTCGGAGTCAAAACGACTGGGCGTTAAGCGTTATGCTGGTCAACAGATATTGTCTGGAAATATCCTCGTTCGGCAGCGCGGTACGAAATTCCACCCTGGCAAGAACGTTGGCAGAGGCAAGGATGACACACTTTTTGCAACATCAGATGGCGTCGTTCAGTTCTCTATAAAAGGTCCGCGTAGACGTAGAACGGTCAGTGTACTGGCTGGCTGAAGCATCGCCACAAGATTGATTCAGGGAAACCCTGCTTTGGCGACA
Encoded here:
- a CDS encoding antirestriction protein, with protein sequence MTTITLYELGAYNNSQLIPQTFNLDLIDSQQDWLEAVGEWLHALTEQTGQLCEESIVCDYDGLPAGYVGEFDINPEYWAYKQAVEASYLDVEVFEAAAELDIEPDMTEELYQGEHGSDEDFAYQLADDFGLVPMNNDWPSSYIDWSAAARDLMMDYGESGGHYFRTSY
- the rplU gene encoding 50S ribosomal protein L21, yielding MYAVIKTGGKQYRVAVGDVLRVESLTAETGSTVELDDVLMVADGANILTGSDVADGTTVSASVRGHGRGDKIRVYKFHRRKNYRRTQGHRQNFTELEIIAIGGKGA
- the ispB gene encoding octaprenyl-diphosphate synthase — its product is MVAIANKKPGTPQDSASVNDFKAVQSLLKSESTAVDQLILHRLSSDVVLINQLGTYIINSGGKRLRPMIVLLSALASGYQEDKHILLAAVIEFIHTATLLHDDVVDSSDMRRGKATANDIWGNDASVLVGDFLYSRAFEMMVEVSNMHIMDILSHTTNNIAEGEVMQLLNINDPDISEQRYDAVIRAKTAILFEAAARVGSVIANQNDEVEQALANYGQHLGVAFQLVDDLLDYSSSSEALGKNVGDDLAEGKPTLPLIHAMQYAASSDRDLLSAAIRSGGLEKIDEVIAIIESTGSLAYTSQRASAEAEKAKQALSPLPQSAYKDAMMILADFSVQRVY
- the rpmA gene encoding 50S ribosomal protein L27, whose translation is MAHKKAGGSSRNGRDSESKRLGVKRYAGQQILSGNILVRQRGTKFHPGKNVGRGKDDTLFATSDGVVQFSIKGPRRRRTVSVLAG